From Larus michahellis chromosome 8, bLarMic1.1, whole genome shotgun sequence, one genomic window encodes:
- the TOP3A gene encoding DNA topoisomerase 3-alpha, which yields MNFQAKLFASCRVGMLPPPWRLFSRAAEDMALQRIRKVLCVAEKNDAARGIADLLSNSRMRRREGFSKFNKIYEYDYQMFGQNVTMVMTSVSGHLLAHDFKLPFRKWHSCNPLALFDAEIEKYCPENYMDIKRTLEREVQQCQALVIWTDCDREGENIGFEIIHVCKAVKPNLRVFRARFSEITLHAVRTACENLTQPDQKTSDAVDVRQELDLRIGAAFTRFQTLRLRKIFPDILADQLISYGSCQFPTLGFVVERFKAIQAFVPEAFYKIKVTHDHEDGSVVFNWKRNRLFNHTACLVLYQMCMEDPVATVVEVGSKPKSKWRPVPLDTVELEKLASRKLKINAKETMRIAEKLYTQGFISYPRTETNIFPKELNLSALVQQQTQDPNWGAFAQRILDQGGPTPRNGTKSDQAHPPIHPTKYTANLQGNEQRLYEFIVRHFLACCSQDAKGQETTVEIDIANERFIAQGLMILARNYLEVYPYEKWSDKVIPLYQKGSRFQPTTVEMVDGETSPPLLLTEADLIALMEKHGIGTDATHAEHIETIKTRMYVGLTADQRFLPGHLGMGLVEGYDSMGYEMSKPDLRAELEADLKLICEGKKDKAAVLQQQVQKYKQVFIEAVARANKLDQALAQYFGEAAEIAEQEEVYPAMPVSVRKCPQCNNDMVLKTKKNGGFYLSCTGYPACKAAVWFPDFVLDVARDESICAVCEPHPVHRLKFKFKRGSIPPVMPLEFVGCIGGCDEMLKELLDLKYLHRSSQPASSASQQANHLQANNSFNRASGESRHVRGTTNPAPGHLLSRSSMRAPRPAPSAAPDDGNNAVVCNCGNEALLLTVRKEGPNQGRQFYKCSASTCNFFLWADQQSEDRSNVAPQGSALPQPFAGRGPAGFQRPGGGRGPELLGSNSSDAGGGTVCNCDQPAVTRTVQKDGPNKGRQFHTCSKPREQQCGFFQWADENVAPGPSGDVSLNHFGSSGYSRGVGSKAKRPSGLSSEATAKKPRTCSICHQPGHTRKTCPQNH from the exons ATGAACTTTCAAGCGAAGCTCTTCGCTAGCTGCAGGGTCGGGATGCTGCCCCCGCCCTGGCGTCTCTTCTCCCGGGCTGCGGAGGATATGGCACTGCAGAGGATCCGGAAAGTCCTGTGCGTGGCCGAGAAGAACGATGCTGCCCGAGGGATTGCAGATCTGCTCTCCAACAGCAGAATGCGACGG cGAGAAGGGTTTTCCAAGTTCAACAAGATCTATGAATACGACTACCAGATGTTTGGCCAG AACGTTACTATGGTGATGACGTCCGTGTCAGGACACTTACTGGCTCACGATTTTAAGCTGCCGTTTCGCAAATG GCATAGCTGCAACCCTCTAGCTCTTTTTGATGCTGAAATTGAGAAGTATTGCCCTGAAAATTACATGGATATCAAG AGGACCCTTGAACGAGAAGTCCAGCAGTGCCAAGCTCTGGTAATCTGGACTGACTGTGATCGAGAAGGAGAGAACATTGGCTTTGAGATAATTCACGTTTGCAAAGCTG TAAAGCCAAACCTCCGGGTTTTCCGAGCCCGTTTTTCAGAGATTACGCTTCATGCTGTCAGAACAGCCTGCGAGAACCTCACCCAACCAGATCAAAAAACGAGTGATGCAGTTGACGTCAGGCAGGAGCTGGACCTCAGGATTG GTGCTGCCTTTACCAGATTCCAGACACTGAGGCTCCGGAAGATCTTCCCTGATATTTTAGCAGATCAGCTGATCAGCTATGGTAGCTGCCAGTTCCCAACGCTGGGGTTTGTAGTGGAACGCTTTAAAGCCATCCAGGCCTTTGTTCCTGAAGCCTTCTATAAAATAAAAG TGACACATGATCATGAAGACGGCAGTGTGGTCTTCAACTGGAAGAGGAACCGGCTCTTCAATCACACAGCATGCCTGGTCCTTTACCAGATGTGTATGGAG GATCCGGTAGCAACTGTTGTTGAGGTTGGGAGCAAGCCAAAAAGCAAATGGAGGCCCGTGCCCCTGGACACTGTG GAACTTGAGAAGTTGGCTTCCCGCAAACTGAAAATAAACGCAAAGGAAACCATGAGAATAGCAGAAAAACTCTATACTCAAGG GTTCATTAGCTACCCCCGAACTGAGACCAACATTTTCCCCAAGGAGCTGAACCTCTCTGCCTTAGTGCAACAGCAAACACAGGACCCAAACTGGGGGGCATTTGCACAGAGGATTTTGGATCAGGGTGGGCCAACCCCTCGGAACGGAACCAAATCAGATCAGGCTCACCCTCCCATTCACCCCACAAAATACACTGCTAACCTGCAG GGCAATGAGCAGAGACTATACGAATTCATCGTGCGCCATTTTTTGGCTTGCTGCTCTCAAGATGCCAAGGGACAGGAAACAACTGTGGAGATTGACATTGCTAATGAGCGATTCATTGCTCAAGGACTAATGATCCTGGCCCGAAATTATCTGGAAGTCTATCCCTACGAGAAGTGGAGCGATAAG GTTATCCCACTGTATCAGAAAGGGTCTCGCTTTCAGCCCACTACAGTGGAGATGGTGGATGGGGAAACCAGCCCTCCATTGCTCCTCACAGAAGCGGATCTGATTGCTCTCATGGAGAAACATGGCATTG GGACTGATGCCACTCACGCTGAGCACATTGAGACAATTAAGACGCGGATGTACGTGGGCCTTACCGCAGATCAGCGGTTCCTCCCAGGCCACCTGGGCATGGGGCTGGTTGAAG GCTATGATTCCATGGGCTACGAGATGTCCAAGCCTGACCTTCGAGCTGAGCTGGAAGCTGATCTGAAACTGATCTGTGAAGGGAAGAAAGACAAAGCTGCAGTGTTGCAGCAGCAGGTCCAAAAGTACAAGCAAGTCTTCAtcgaagctgtggccagagccaacAA GTTGGACCAGGCCTTGGCTCAGTATTTTGGAGAAGCTGCAGAAATTGCAGAGCAAGAGGAGGTCTACCCGGCAATGCCCGTTTCTGTTCGGAAGTGTCCACAGTGCAACAACGACATGGTCCTGAAGACCAAGAAGAACGGCGG GTTCTACCTCAGCTGCACGGGCTATCCGGCTTGTAAAGCTGCAGTCTGGTTTCCTGATTTCGTGCTGGACGTGGCCAGGGACGAGAGCATCTGCGCTGTGTGTGAACCACATCCAGTTCACAG acTGAAGTTTAAGTTCAAGAGAGGCAGTATTCCACCCGTGATGCCCCTGGAGTTTGTTGGCTGCATCGGAGGCTGTGATGAGATGCTAAAAGAGCTCTTGGACCTCAAGTATTTACACAGGTCATCCCAACCCGCCTCGTCAGCCAGCCAGCAAGCTAATCACTTGCAGGCCAACAACTCCTTTAACAGAGCTAGTGGTGAAAGCAGGCACGTGAGGGGGACCACAAACCCAGCGCCAGGACATCTACTCTCCCGGAGCTCAATGAGAGCACCCAGGCctgctccttcagctgctccagATGACGGGAACAACGCAGTGGTGTGCAACTGCGGGAACGAAGCCCTGCTGTTAACTGTGCGCAAAGAAGGGCCCAATCAAGGCAGGCAGTTTTACAAATGCAGCGCCAGCACCTGCAACTTCTTTCTCTGGGCTGATCAGCAGTCAGAGGACAGAAGCAACGTGGCTCCgcagggctctgccctgccccagccctttgCAGGAAGGGGCCCAGCAGGATTTCAGCggccaggaggagggagaggcccAGAGCTCTTGGGAAGCAACAGCTCCGATGCAGGAGGCGGCACAGTCTGCAATTGCGACCAGCCAGCCGTCACGCGCACTGTCCAAAAGGACGGGCCCAACAAAGGGCGGCAGTTCCACACCTGCTCTAAACCCCGCGAGCAGCAGTGCGGCTTCTTCCAGTGGGCAGATGAAAACGTGGCACCAG GGCCTTCTGGAGATGTCTCTTTAAACCACTTTGGCAGCAGTGGATACTCAAGAGGAGTGGGAAGCAAAGCCAAGAGACCAAGCGGTCTCTCCTCAGAAGCCACTGCCAAGAAACCACGGACCTGTAGCATTTGCCACCAGCCTGGCCACACTAGGAAAACCTGCCCTCAAAACCACTGA
- the MIEF2 gene encoding mitochondrial dynamics protein MID49, translating into MAEFRRQRGKRQEDGGLGSVLDLLLANARLVLGVTGAAVLAIATLAVKRLIDRATSPRDEGDPKAEQKTLEESWQDLALIKAMPKPPKKQRREDLSEPLLSPSRPLVPEPRVCSAPPETPRVESSPLRCLTLQEKLLSHYSSQLAVPKAQVSLTLQLARSICTQLQNFLRNKCPELPFGSLFLSGPLLDGLESLTADHIHLMLPVVLDATLWSLIPGEDTVVRNPQYWMIKRTDLEYFPRGCSPWDRFIVGRYLSSNALNETLHKMLVASINWPAIGSLLGTVIHPVVASQELKLEVKHDQVELSITLFPVVELEDKVLLAAPPEGLVENLWLESFYRAEVSKVKELDAGDSGARQHCLCILNGVCKSHPTLHKLSGSPLTHVVLHLSATSSDWAEESLADRFQQVLEELVGYLEKGVLPCYFNHKINLFCELLEDEIDEMGFMLYRAISEPELLLEEK; encoded by the exons ATGGCCGAGTTCAGGCGGCAGCGGGGCAAGCGGCAGGAGGACGGCGGGCTGGGCAGCGTCCTCGACCTGCTGTTGGCCAACgccaggctggtgctgggagTCACCGGCGCGGCCGTGCTCGCCATCGCTACGCTGGCCGTCAAGCGG ctgATCGACCGAGCCACCAGCCCTCGCGACGAAGGCGATCCCAAAGCCGAGCAGAAGACCCTGGAGGAGAGCTGGCAGGACTTGGCCTTGATCAAGGCGATGCCAAAACCCCCcaagaagcagaggagggaagacCTCAGCGAGCCTCTGCTCTCTCCGTCTCGGCCACTGGTGCCAG AGCCCAGGgtctgctctgctcctccagaGACCCCTCGGGTCGAATCCAGCCCTCTGCGCTGTCTCACGCTGCAGGAGAAGCTCCTCTCCCACTACAGCAGCCAGCTGGCCGTGCCCAAGGCGCAAGTGTCCCTCACCCTGCAGCTGGCCAGGAGCATCTGCACCCAACTGCAGAACTTCCTACGGAACAAGTGCCCGGAGCTGCCCTTTGGCAGCCTCTTCCTCAGCGGTCCCCTGCTCGATGGCCTTGAGTCTCTCACAGCCGACCACATCCACCTCATGCTGCCGGTGGTCCTCGATGCCACGCTCTGGAGCCTCATCCCAGGAGAGGACACTGTGGTGAGGAACCCCCAGTACTGGATGATCAAGAGGACCGATCTGGAGTATTTCCCTCGTGGGTGTAGCCCCTGGGACAGGTTCATTGTGGGTCGGTACCTCTCCTCCAACGCGCTCAACGAGACCCTCCACAAGATGCTGGTGGCCTCCATCAACTGGCCTGCCATAGGCAGCCTGCTGGGGACCGTCATCCACCCAGTCGTTGCCTCCCAGGAGCTGAAGCTGGAAGTCAAACATGATCAGGTTGAGCTGAGCATCACCCTCTTCCCAGTGGTGGAACTGGAGGACAAGGTTCTTCTGGCTGCTCCTCCTGAAGGACTGGTGGAAAACCTCTGGCTTGAGAGCTTTTACAGGGCAGAGGTCTCAAAGGTGAAGGAGCTGGATGCTGGTGACTCCGGGGCTCGGCAGCACTGCCTCTGCATCCTGAACGGCGTCTGCAAGAGCCATCCCACCCTGCACAAACTGAGCGGCAGCCCCTTGACCCACGTTGTCCTTCACCTCAGTGCCACCAGTTCGGACTGGGCAGAAGAAAGCCTTGCTGACAGGTTCCAGCAGGTGCTTGAGGAGCTGGTAGGCTACCTGGAGAAAGGGGTCCTGCCTTGCTATTTCAACCACAAAATCAACCTTTTCTGCGAGCTGTTGGAGGATGAAATCGATGAGATGGGCTTCATGCTCTACAGGGCCATATCTGAGCCGGAGCTCCTGCTGGAGGAGAAATGA
- the SHMT1 gene encoding serine hydroxymethyltransferase, cytosolic isoform X1 has translation MEGRVRKVYARRAGSRAVAERDRDPVRRAGDIGPSRMANSMQGEGALPSAELWASHNKMVMEPLDSNDPEVHSIIKKEKQRQRLGLELIASENFASRAVLEALGSCMNNKYSEGYPGQRYYGGTEFVDELERLCQKRALQAYRLDPEKWGVNVQPYSGSPANFAVYTALVEPHGRIMGLDLPDGGHLTHGFMTDKKKISATSVFFESMPYKVNPKTGYIDYDKLEENARLFHPKLIIAGVSCYSRNLDYARMRKIADANGAYLMADMAHISGLVAAGVVPSPFDHCDVVSTTTHKTLRGCRAGMIFYRKGTRSVDPKTGKETLYNLESLINQAVFPGLQGGPHNHAIAGIAVALRQAMTPEFKAYQQQVVANCKALSTALMELGYDIVTGGSDNHLILLDLRSRGTDGGRAERVLEICSIACNKNTCPGDVSALRPSGLRFGTPALTSRGFRQDDFRMVAQYIHRGIELTLRVQKDMSPKATLKEFKEKLEEDKYRGELKALKEEVEAFAATFPLPGLPVL, from the exons ATGGAGGGGCGTGTCCGAAAGGTCTATGCTAGGCGCGCGGGCTCCCGCGCGGTGGCGGAGCGGGACCGGGACCCGGTACGGCGGGCGG GTGACATTGGACCCAGCAGAATGGCAAACTCAATGCAGGGTGAGGGGGCTCTCCCCAGTGCGGAGCTCTGGGCCTCCCATAATAAGATGGTAATGGAGCCGCTCGACAGCAACGACCCGGAG GTGCACAGCATCATCAAGAAGGAGAAGCAGCGGCAGAGGCTGGGGCTGGAGTTAATCGCGTCAGAGAACTTTGCGAGCCGAGCAGTCCTGGAAGCTCTGGGATCCTGCATGAACAACAAATACTCTGAGGGTTACCCAGGACAGAG GTACTATGGTGGGACGGAGTTTGTAGATGAGCTGGAAAGGCTGTGCCAGAAGCGAGCCCTGCAGGCGTACCGGCTCGACCCCGAGAAGTGGGGCGTCAATGTCCAGCCCTACTCAG GGTCACCCGCAAACTTTGCGGTGTACACGGCCCTGGTGGAGCCCCACGGCAGGATCATGGGGCTGGACCTGCCTGACGGGGGCCACCTCACCCACGGATTCATGACAGACAAGAAGAAAATCTCTGCCACCTCTGTATTCTTCGAGTCCATGCCCTACAAG gtCAACCCCAAGACCGGTTACATCGACTATGACAAGCTGGAGGAGAATGCCCGCCTCTTCCACCCCAAGCTGATCATAGCAG GTGTCAGCTGCTACTCGCGCAACCTGGACTATGCCCGTATGCGGAAGATTGCTGACGCCAATGGTGCCTATCTCATGGCCGACATGGCTCACATCAGCgggctggtggctgctggtgtGGTGCCATCCCCCTTCGACCACTGTGATGTCGTCTCCACCACCACCCACAAGACCTTgcggggctgcagggctggcatgATCTTCTACCGCAAAG GCACCCGCAGCGTGGACCCCAAGACAGGCAAGGAAACACTCTACAACCTGGAGAGCCTCATCAACCAGGCGGtcttccctgggctgcagggaggcccGCACAACCATGCCATCGCAG GGATCGCCGTGGCGCTGCGGCAGGCCATGACGCCCGAGTTCAAGGCTTACCAGCAGCAGGTGGTCGCAAACTGCAAGGCGCTCTCGACAGCGCTGATGGAGCTGGGCTACGACATCGTCACAG GGGGCTCCGACAACCACCTGATTCTCCTGGACCTGCGCAGCAGAGGCACGGATGGCGGCCGGGCTGAGCGGGTACTGGAGATCTGCTCCATCGCCTGTAACAAGAACACGTGCCCTG GTGATGTCAGCGCCCTGCGCCCCAGTGGCCTGCGGTTCGGGACGCCGGCTCTCACCTCCCGCGGCTTCCGGCAGGACGACTTCCGCATGGTGGCTCAGTACATCcacagag GGATCGAGCTGACACTGCGCGTGCAGAAAGACATGAGCCCCAAAGCCACACTGAAGGAATTCAAGGAAAAACTGGAGGAGGACAAATACCGGGGGGAGCTGAAGGCACTGAAGGAAGAGGTGGAGGCCTTCGCAGCCACTTTCCCGCTCCCGGGGCTGCCTGTCCTGTAA
- the SMCR8 gene encoding guanine nucleotide exchange protein SMCR8 has translation MISAPDVVAFTREEELEDELCSEPPLPEEYSVPLFPFASHGANPWAKVASSKFTRDFILISEFSEQVGPQPLLTIPDDAKVSGTFDLNYFSLRIMSVDYQASFVGHPPGSAYPKLNFVEDSKVVLGDSKEGAFAYVHHLTLYDLEARGFVRPFCMAYISADEHKIMQQFQELSAEFSKASECLKTGNRKAFANELEKKLKDLDYTRTVLHNETEIQKKANDKGYYTTQAIEKANELASVEKSIIEHQDLLKQIRSYPYRKLKRSDFHPYEPEGALDQANAGCDQDLTTSDLAEPGETQLYAHVPSYTPKLIKAKSAKCFDKKLKTLEELCDIYFFTQTLDQLHQIERTFRGDVCYLLTDQISRALLKQQSVTNFLFEDVSFLDEKPPEKQYRGCQGLSQDAVDRKCSEESPAPKVVISLGSYKSSVECVPIKMEQEIEDSEEPKMTESITFEHQENLDYLDADIKGSISSGESIEVLGTEKSASGLTKSESQASLPVSPSPQVGRSKVGSRRTVSEDSIEVLSTCPSESLIPEDFKASYPSAINEEPYVDDEEGGLHFTPKLNPDNADEQEDISKRENLVQVDSACCIGKESPNFLEPLPDLGQKPCNEDGVVRIPPQPYRQVEPGLRGSFGSFPSHDGISGGLLPYELDSRYLTGSREVSKSSLDECSDSTSYISSAASTCSDRTPSPAHLACQASERHKKKAGQNALRFIRQYPFAHPAIYSLLSGRTLVVLGEEEAIVKKLVTALSIFVPNCGIYAKPVKHWVTSPLHVVDFQKWKLIGLQRMVSPAGVNMLHTLSRYSRYVSILDADSKTLRCPLYKGTLVSRLADHRTQIKRGSTYYMHVQSILTQLCSKAFLFTFCHHLHLPISEREPEESVVNRRMNFLKLQLGLANEDIKIVQYLAELLKLQYIQEPGQGVNPLLRFDYVPSFLYKI, from the exons ATGATCAGCGCCCCTGATGTGGTGGCCTTCACcagggaggaggagctggaggatgAGCTGTGCAGCGAGCCCCCCCTGCCCGAGGAGTACTCGGTGCCGCTCTTCCCCTTCGCCAGCCACGGCGCCAACCCCTGGGCCAAGGTCGCCAGCTCCAAGTTCACCCGGGACTTCATCCTCATCTCTGAGTTCTCGGAGCAAGTGGGGCCCCAGCCCCTCCTGACCATCCCCGATGACGCCAAAGTGTCGGGCACTTTCGATCTCAATTATTTCTCCCTTCGGATCATGTCTGTGGATTACCAGGCTTCCTTCGTGGGGCACCCTCCCGGCTCCGCCTACCCAAAGCTGAACTTTGTGGAGGACTCCAAAGTGGTGCTGGGGGACTCGAAGGAAGGGGCTTTCGCGTACGTGCACCATTTGACTCTCTATGACCTTGAAGCCAGGGGTTTTGTGAGGCCCTTCTGCATGGCCTACATTTCTGCCGACGAGCACAAAATCATGCAGCAGTTTCAGGAACTCTCTGCAGAGTTCTCCAAAGCCTCTGAATGCCTAAAGACGGGGAACAGGAAGGCTTTTGCTAAtgaactggaaaagaaactgaaagatcTTGACTACACCAGGACTGTCCTGCACAACGAAACTGAgatacagaagaaagcaaacgACAAAGGTTATTACACAACCCAAGCCATCGAGAAGGCCAATGAGCTGGCCAGTGTGGAAAAGTCTATCATCGAGCACCAAGATCTGCTGAAACAAATCAGGTCATATCCCTATAGGAAGCTGAAGAGGTCCGACTTCCACCCCTATGAGCCAGAGGGTGCGCTGGATCAGGCCAACGCAGGCTGCGACCAGGACCTGACTACCTCTGACCTTGCTGAGCCTGGTGAAACGCAACTTTATGCCCATGTGCCATCCTATACACCCAAGCTCATCAAAGCGAAGTCTGCCAAATGCTTTGACAAGAAGCTGAAGACGCTGGAGGAGCTCTGcgatatttattttttcacccaAACCCTTGACCAGTTGCATCAGATCGAGAGGACTTTCAGAGGTGATGTGTGCTACCTCCTGACAGACCAGATCAGCAGGGCGCTCTTAAAGCAACAAAGCGTAACTAACTTCCTCTTTGAGGATGTGTCTTTTCTGGATGAAAAACCACCTGAAAAACAGTACAGAGGCTGCCAGGGGCTCAGTCAAGATGCCGTCGATAGAAAGTGCTCAGAAGAGTCTCCTGCTCCTAAAGTGGTCATCAGCCTGGGATCCTACAAGTCCAGCGTGGAGTGTGTGCCCATCAAGATGGAACAGGAAATCGAGGACTCCGAAGAACCCAAAATGACTGAGTCCATCACGTTTGAACACCAGGAGAACCTGGACTATCTCGATGCAGATATTAAAGGCAGCATCAGTAGTGGTGAGAGCATCGAGGTTCTTGGAACAGAGAAGTCTGCATCTGGCTTGACAAAATCAGAGAGCCAGGCCAGCCTACCTGTCAGCCCCAGTCCCCAGGTGGGCAGGAGCAAGGTGGGCAGCCGGCGGACCGTCAGCGAGGACAGCATCGAGGTTCTCAGCACATGTCCCTCCGAGTCGCTCATCCCGGAAGATTTCAAAGCAAGCTACCCAAGTGCCATTAACGAGGAACCTTACGTGGATGATGAAGAGGGAGGCCTTCATTTCACCCCCAAACTAAATCCGGACAACGCTGACGAGCAGGAAGACATTTCAAAACGGGAAAACTTAGTGCAGGTTGATTCTGCCTGTTGTATCGGGAAGGAGAGTCCCAACTTCCTTGAGCCTCTGCCTGACCTGGGACAGAAACCCTGCAATGAGGATGGGGTGGTCAGGATTCCCCCGCAGCCGTACCGGCAGGTCGAGCCGGGGCTGCGTGGCAGCTTCGGGAGCTTCCCCTCCCATGACGGCATCTCGGGGGGGCTCCTTCCCTACGAGCTTGACTCGCGCTACCTGACAGGCAGCAGGGAGGTCAGTAAGAGCAGTCTGGACGAGTGCTCGGACTCCACGAGCTATATCAGCAGCGCCGCCTCCACGTGCTCTGACAGGACCCCTTCTCCTGCTCACCTCGCCTGTCAGGCGAGCGAAAGGCACAAAAAAAAGGCTGGCCAGAACGCGCTGCGGTTCATCAGGCAGTACCCCTTCGCTCACCCCGCCATCTACTCCCTGCTCAGCGGCAGGACCCTCGTCgtgctgggggaagaggaagCCATAGTCAAAAAGCTTGTGACGGCGCTCTCCATTTTCGTGCCGAACTGCGGCATTTACGCCAAGCCCGTGAAGCACTGGGTCACTTCCCCTCTGCACGTTGTGGATTTCCAGAAGTGGAAGCTGATCGGACTCCAGAG GATGGTGTCACCTGCCGGGGTGAACATGCTGCACACCCTGAGCCGATACAGCCGGTACGTCAGCATTCTGGATGCCGACAGTAAGACTCTCCGCTGCCCGCTTTACAAAGGCACCTTGGTGTCCCGGCTGGCAGACCACCGCACGCAGATCAAACGAGGAAGCACCTACTATATGCACGTCCAAAGTATCCTCACCCAGCTGTGTTCAAAAGCCTTCCTCTTCACCTTCTGCCATCATTTGCACCTTCCCATCAGTGAAAGGGAACCGGAGGAATCCGTGGTGAATCGCAGGATGAACTTTTTGAAGCTTCAGCTGGGCCTCGCCAATGAAGATATCAAAATTGTACAGTATTTAGCTGAGCTGCTGAAGCTGCAGTACATTCAGGAACCCGGCCAGGGGGTGAACCCTCTGCTCAGATTTGACTATGTTCCCAGCTTTTTGTACAAAATCTAG
- the SHMT1 gene encoding serine hydroxymethyltransferase, cytosolic isoform X2, which yields MANSMQGEGALPSAELWASHNKMVMEPLDSNDPEVHSIIKKEKQRQRLGLELIASENFASRAVLEALGSCMNNKYSEGYPGQRYYGGTEFVDELERLCQKRALQAYRLDPEKWGVNVQPYSGSPANFAVYTALVEPHGRIMGLDLPDGGHLTHGFMTDKKKISATSVFFESMPYKVNPKTGYIDYDKLEENARLFHPKLIIAGVSCYSRNLDYARMRKIADANGAYLMADMAHISGLVAAGVVPSPFDHCDVVSTTTHKTLRGCRAGMIFYRKGTRSVDPKTGKETLYNLESLINQAVFPGLQGGPHNHAIAGIAVALRQAMTPEFKAYQQQVVANCKALSTALMELGYDIVTGGSDNHLILLDLRSRGTDGGRAERVLEICSIACNKNTCPGDVSALRPSGLRFGTPALTSRGFRQDDFRMVAQYIHRGIELTLRVQKDMSPKATLKEFKEKLEEDKYRGELKALKEEVEAFAATFPLPGLPVL from the exons ATGGCAAACTCAATGCAGGGTGAGGGGGCTCTCCCCAGTGCGGAGCTCTGGGCCTCCCATAATAAGATGGTAATGGAGCCGCTCGACAGCAACGACCCGGAG GTGCACAGCATCATCAAGAAGGAGAAGCAGCGGCAGAGGCTGGGGCTGGAGTTAATCGCGTCAGAGAACTTTGCGAGCCGAGCAGTCCTGGAAGCTCTGGGATCCTGCATGAACAACAAATACTCTGAGGGTTACCCAGGACAGAG GTACTATGGTGGGACGGAGTTTGTAGATGAGCTGGAAAGGCTGTGCCAGAAGCGAGCCCTGCAGGCGTACCGGCTCGACCCCGAGAAGTGGGGCGTCAATGTCCAGCCCTACTCAG GGTCACCCGCAAACTTTGCGGTGTACACGGCCCTGGTGGAGCCCCACGGCAGGATCATGGGGCTGGACCTGCCTGACGGGGGCCACCTCACCCACGGATTCATGACAGACAAGAAGAAAATCTCTGCCACCTCTGTATTCTTCGAGTCCATGCCCTACAAG gtCAACCCCAAGACCGGTTACATCGACTATGACAAGCTGGAGGAGAATGCCCGCCTCTTCCACCCCAAGCTGATCATAGCAG GTGTCAGCTGCTACTCGCGCAACCTGGACTATGCCCGTATGCGGAAGATTGCTGACGCCAATGGTGCCTATCTCATGGCCGACATGGCTCACATCAGCgggctggtggctgctggtgtGGTGCCATCCCCCTTCGACCACTGTGATGTCGTCTCCACCACCACCCACAAGACCTTgcggggctgcagggctggcatgATCTTCTACCGCAAAG GCACCCGCAGCGTGGACCCCAAGACAGGCAAGGAAACACTCTACAACCTGGAGAGCCTCATCAACCAGGCGGtcttccctgggctgcagggaggcccGCACAACCATGCCATCGCAG GGATCGCCGTGGCGCTGCGGCAGGCCATGACGCCCGAGTTCAAGGCTTACCAGCAGCAGGTGGTCGCAAACTGCAAGGCGCTCTCGACAGCGCTGATGGAGCTGGGCTACGACATCGTCACAG GGGGCTCCGACAACCACCTGATTCTCCTGGACCTGCGCAGCAGAGGCACGGATGGCGGCCGGGCTGAGCGGGTACTGGAGATCTGCTCCATCGCCTGTAACAAGAACACGTGCCCTG GTGATGTCAGCGCCCTGCGCCCCAGTGGCCTGCGGTTCGGGACGCCGGCTCTCACCTCCCGCGGCTTCCGGCAGGACGACTTCCGCATGGTGGCTCAGTACATCcacagag GGATCGAGCTGACACTGCGCGTGCAGAAAGACATGAGCCCCAAAGCCACACTGAAGGAATTCAAGGAAAAACTGGAGGAGGACAAATACCGGGGGGAGCTGAAGGCACTGAAGGAAGAGGTGGAGGCCTTCGCAGCCACTTTCCCGCTCCCGGGGCTGCCTGTCCTGTAA